The genomic window GGGACCCGCGTCCACTACTACCGCCGGGGCTCGGCCGCCTCGGCGCTCGGGGCCGGCCTGCTGGCCGGCCCCGCCGTACGGGATGCGGGGCTGCTGCACCTGACCGGCATCACCGCCGCCCTGTCACCGTCCTGCCGGGGGCTGGTGGAGGAGGCCTTGGGCGGTCCACTTCCGGTGAGCTTCGACGTCAACCACCGTCCCGCGCTGTGGACGGACGGCTCCGCCTCCGATCTGCTGCATGCCCTCGCCGACCGCGCCGATCTGGTCTTCGTCGGCCTCGACGAGGCCCGGGCGCTGTGGGGCGAGCGGATCGGCGCGCCGGACGACGTACGGAGCCTCCTGCCCGGCCCGCGCCTGCTCGTGGTCAAGGACGGCGCCCGCGCGGCGACCGCCTTCGACGGTGGCGTCGCGCACACGGTGCCGGCCCTGCGCACCGAGGTGGTCGAGCCCGTCGGTGCGGGCGACGCCTTCGCAGCAGGCTTCCTGACTGGGCTGCGCCGCAGCGAGCCGCTCCCGAGAGCGCTGCGTCTGGCCCATCTGACCGCGGGCGCCGCCCTGCGGGTGCCCGGCGATCACGGCCCGCTGCCCCCGGCGGAGCGGATCGCCTCGCTGCTGGCCGCCTCGGAGGAGGAGTGGCGGCAACTCGGCCCGACGGCCCGGCCGGACGCACCCGGGACCGCCTGAATCCGCACGACGCCCCGATGCCGGTACGTCGGGCACGACCACTTCCCGGTCAGCCCAGGCGGGCGGACGATTCAATTCCGCGGCGGCGACGCGCGGCACGATCTGGCGGCGGCGCAGCTATCGTTCCAGGTGGCCGAGGTCACGGCCCTTGTCCGCGTGCAGCTTGGCTGTGCGGCGGCGCCTTGGCCTGGAGGGAGGCCGGGCGGGAGCTGTGGGCGTCCCATGCACGACAGTTGGCCCGTGGGGCCAGGTCCTCGCTCGGCCATGGCAGAGATGCCGATCCCGATAGGTCAGGGTGTGGCGAGGCCTCGGTGAGTGCCGTCCAGTCTCCGACCGTCTCCTGGTGCGAACCGCTCGCCGTGCTCGCAGCCACTGCTTCGGCGTCCTCGGCGGAGCACGGCGTCCCTGCTCGGGTGAGCGGGACAAGTGGCCACGCAGGGCCCGCACCGGCCGGCTCTCCATCGAAGGCGGTCCAGTCCCGGGGGCCGTCGAACCGCCGTGCCCGGCCGACGGCGTCGGCGACTTCGTCGCCCACCTGGAGAGACGCGTACGGGCGCATCAGCAGTTCGAAGGAGAAGGGGATCCCGGCGCCGGGGTGGATGGTGATTTCCCACCACGGCCATCGCACCGACACTTGGTCCCACGTGACACCCTGCTCGACGCTGGTAACCGTGAAGGGGCACGCGACCGACAGCACGTCACCGACCCGGAAGTCCCCCTCATCAATCATTCGGCCGGGGTAGACGGGTCTTCTCGGGGTCCCGGGGTCCACGAGGACCTGGCGGCCAGGGGCCTGCTCGCCCGTGGGCGCCCAGCGCCGGATGCCCCAACTCGGCCTCAGCCACCTCCCCTCCGCGCTGCTCGAACCGGTCCCCGCAGTATTGCCGCCAGTCCCCGACAACGGCGACGCGTACGTCGTTCCCGCGTTCTCCGGCCTCTTCGCTCCCTACTGGCGCTTCGACGCGCGCGGTGTGATCACCGGTCCTACCGCGTACGTCACCAAGGCGCACCTGGCCCGGGCGGTCCTGGAGGCTCAGGCCTTAGCGGTTGTTGCGGGGCAGCACGAGGCCGGCGACCGCCTGCACCCGGTGGTCGGCGGGGGGCTGCAGGACCTTGTGGGGGGCCTTGGGGGCGAGCTGGACGTCGGAGTCGACGGTGAGGAAGATGTCGGCGTCCGGGCAGTGGCGGGCTGCAAGCACCTGCGCGTGGCGCTTGCCGCGGTTGGGGGTGCGGTGCCAGGAGGTGCGCAGGCCTTGCTCGGCCCGCTCGCACATGTACGGCGCGGTCTGCACGAGCAGCACCGCGGCCAGCGGGGTCCACGCCCAAAGAGCCCGGCCGGTGCCCGCCCCGCTGGCTGACAGCCACGCCCGCAGGGCGTACGCGGAGAGCGTGACCGCGATGATCCCCAACGCTGCGGCACCGGCTACCACGAGCGCGCGTGGGCGCCTGACGTCGGTGATCGTCCCAGTTGCCGCGCCCGTCTCCTGCGCGTGGCGGCCGGTCACTACCGGTCGGTGCCGCGGCGGAAGCCGTGTCGCACGCCGGCCACCCCGAGCAGTACAGGGCGAGGGCCGCTTCGACCATCCACCAGCCGGCGAGCGTCAGGTCACCGATCACCATGACGCCGGTTCCGGTGTGGGCAAAAGTGGTTGTGGTACATGACGGCGTCCCTTCCGAACCCATGCCGGCTCGCCGATTCGCCGGTTCAACGGGCGGTGACCGCTTCCACCGAGGCACGTCTGGGTCGGCAACTGGTCCACCGGTGTGGGCGCGCGCCATCCGCCCCCCGGACCGGTCCGGGGGGCGGATGGCGGTCCTCGGGTCCTTTACCGCCTGTGGCCGTCCCCGTGTCCGTCGGGATGCATAACCACCTTGGTCCAGCCCTTGTCACGGGCGTCGAAGTGCTTGTATGCGGTGGGGGCCTCGTCCAGGCTGAGCTCGTGGGAGACGACGAAGCTCGGCGATGCCTTCCCGCCGGCGATCAGGTCCCGCAGGGCCCGGTTGTACTTCTTCACCGGTGCCTGCCCGGTGCCCATGCGCTGGCCCTTGAACCACATCAGGCCGAAGTCGATCGGGATCTTGCCCTGCGCCTCCAGCTTCCCTTGGGTCTGCGCGCCGCCGGGGTCCTGGTGCATGAACACGCCCACCACGCCGATGTCGCCCGTGAACCTGACCGAGTCGATCAGTGCGTTGAGCGTCACGCTGGCGTCCTCGTGCCCTGCGGAGTCGTGTGCCTGGTAGCCGACGCACTCACAGCCGTTGTCGGCGCCCAGCCCGAGGGTCGCCTCCTTGACGACCTCCGCCGGGTCCTGCTCGGAGGTGTTGATCGGGATGGCCCCGATGTCCTCCGCCATACGCAGCCGGTCGGGCTGGTGGTCGGCCACCCAGACGCGGCCGGCGCCCTTGAGGAGGGCGGAGTAGGCCGCCATGAGCCCGACGGGGCCGGCCCCGAAGACGATGGTCTGGTCGCCCGGCTTGACGTTGGCCATCTCGGTGGCGTGGTAGCCGGTGGGGAAGATGTCGGCGAGCATCACGTAGTCGGTTTGCCGCTCGGCGGCGTCCTCGCCCAGACGCAGCGCGTTGAAGTCGCCGTATGGCACGCGGAGCAGTTCCGCCTGGCCGCCCTGGTAGGGGCCCATGTCGGCGAATCCGTAGGCGGCACCGGCGAGGGCCGGTTCCGGCTGCATGGTCAGGCAGTAGTTGGTCAGGCCCCGCTCGCACTGCTTGCAGAAGCCGCAGGCGATGTTGAAGGGCAGGACCACGTACTCCCCGACCTGGACCTTGCTGACGGCCGAGCCGACCTCCACGACCTGGCCCAGGTTCTCGTGTCCCAGGGTGCGGCCGGGCTCGAACGAGGTGCGGCCTTCGTACATGTGCAGGTCGGAACCGCAGATGTTGGTGGTGGTGATCTTGACGATGATGTCGCAGGGGTGTTCGATCTTCGCGTCCGGCACGTCCTTGACCGTGACCGTTCGCGGCTCTTCGTATACCGCTGCTTTCATGTCTGCTCCCTCAGGTGTCGCCAGAGGTGCGCGGCACCACGCGCTGTCGTGCACGGCTCAGGAGACCTGACTTCGGTAGCCGGCGCGACGGGTCCGTGTCTCCCGCATGCCTCTCCGGGCCGCGCACCGGGCTCAGGGGACGGTGTGTGATCCGCCGCCGGGCCGCTACGCGGAGCCCCGGCGCCCCGCCGACGTGCCGCCCGATACCCCCGCATTCCACACTAGACGACCATGTATCGGTCGACCAGTTATGTTTTCCGGACACGACGGGCCCTGGCAACTACGGATCTCCGGCTCAGGCCACCGGTCGGCCACCGTGCCCGTCCTGGAGTACGTGGCGACGTTCTTGTCCGCGCTCGGAGTGGGCGGCCGCGCCTGGTCGCCTCGTCGCTCCCCAAGCCCGAACCCGGGGCGCCACCCAATGTGGCGACCGAAGCGACGAACCAGGACAACGTCCAGCACTCCGCGCGCGCTGCTGGTACGCCTCGACGCGATACTCCGTGGGCATCGCGACCTGCTCAAGGGGCGCCATGCGGCGGCCTGCGTGGCAAGGGTGGATCATGGGCATGGGATCCCACCGGGGTCAGCGGTTGCGTGCCGACTTCACCGCTCTGCGCAGCGAGTCGGCCAGCGCGGCAGCGGCGGCGATCGGCAGCAGCCACCACGCGTTCAGTCCACTCGTGGCCAACCCGGCGGTGGCGCCCAGCGCCAGTAGCGTCCAGAGGGCGACCTGCCAGTCGTCGCCGACGACGAAGTCGTACCAGAACAGGCCGAAGGCCCGGAGCCGTTTCATCGGGGGAGTCCTCTTCCGTCAGGCCGGCGGACTCCATGGCGTGCGGCGGCACCGCGCAGGACGCGGGTGTATCCCAGCGCGAGCAGCGCCACGGCCGGCACCAGGACCAACAAGGCCGCGTCCGCCCCCGGCCATGTCACTTGGGCGCCCTCGGCCGACCAGAAGAGACCGAACGAGGTCAGCAGGGTGCCGACGATGAACTTCAGCGTGTTCTCCGGCACGCGGGCCAGCGGTGCCCGGATTGCGAAGCCCGCTCCGGTCACCACGACGACAGCCAGCGCCGCGCCGAGTGCGGCCAGCGGAACGTCGTGCTGGCTGCCGCCGAAGGTGATGACGATGAACGCGACTTCGAGGCCCTCCAGGGCGACACCCTTGAAGGCGAGGGTGAAGGCGTACCAGTCCTGGACCCGGCCGCGCCGCAGGGCCGGCGCCTGTTCGGCAGCGGCGACGTCCCGGGCGAAGGCGGCCGACTCGTCGCGCTGTTCCTTCCAGCCCGATGCCCGCAGGATCGCCTTGCGCAGCCACTGGAGGCCGAAGAGCAACAGCAGCGCGCCGACCACTACCCGCAGTCCACTGAGCGGGATCCGTGCGACAGTCGGGCCGAGGGCACCCACCACCGCGGCGAGGACGAGCAGCGCCGCGGCGGCCCCCTGCAGTGCGGACCGCCAGTGGCGGCCGGTGCCCGCGGCCAGAACCACGGTCAGCGCCTCCACCCCTTCCACCACACAGGCGAGGAAAACCGTCACGACCAGGGCGAACGGACTCATGCCACACTTCCCCTTCTCCGGAGCGCCTACTCGGGGAGCCGGACGATAGCCGGGACCGGCAGGCGGGCTCGCACGCACCCGCCGCACCTGTGTCTACAGCCTTGTAAACAGCGCTGATCGCAGTGTGCCACGGGACTTCGGCAATTCCCCCGGGGCCACCGGAGGTGACGCGGGCCGCGACCGTGCCGGCCGGGAGAACGGCGAGGGGGGCTGACGGCGTCGCCCATAACGCACGTGCTGGTGCGAGGGTCGGTGGTGCCGCCTGCCGCCTCATCGTCTACATTTCTGTAGACACTGATGGATGCGGCGTGTGCAGCGCCGGGAGAGCGGCGGTGCCCATGGGACAGAGTGGCTACGGTTACGACTCGGGAGCCGGTGCCGGACTGGGGACCGATCCCGGGCCGGTCGGACACCGGCAGCTTTCCGAGGCAGCGGAGGCGCAGGCGTGGAGCAAGGTCCCCGAGGTCACCGTACTGTTCTGGACGACCAAGATCCTCACCACTGGGATGGGCGAGACCACCTCCGACTTCCTGTCGAAGTCCCCAGCGGTAGGGGGCGCCCTCGGCCTGATCGGCTTCACCGGTTTCCTGTGGCTTCAGTTCCGCGCGCCCCGCTACTCGCCGTGGATCTACTGGGGGGCGATCGTGATGGTGAGCATCTTCGGCACCATGGCCGCCGACATCGTGCACGTCGTCGGCATCCCTTACGCCGTCTCCACGGTGGTGTTCGTCCTGGCGCTGGCCGGCATTCTGACCGCTTGGTACCGCAGCGAGGGCACGCTCTCCATCCACAGCATCCACACCCCGCGCCGCGAACGGTTCTACTGGGCGACCGTATTGGCCACCTTCGCCCTCGGTACGGCGGCCGGCGACCTCACCGCTACGTCCTTCCGTCTCGGCTACTTCTCCTCCGGCGTCCTCTTCGCCGCCCTGATCGCCGTGCCGGCACTGGCCCGGCTCGCCGGACTCAACGCGGTGGCCGCCTTCTGGTGGGCCTACGTACTGACCCGGCCGCTGGGCGCCTCCTTCGCGGACTGGATGGGCGTGTCCAAGGACAGGGGCGGACTCGGCTGGGGCACCGGCCCGGTCAGCCTGGTGCTGGCCGTCCTGATCGCGGCCCTCGTGGCCTGCCTCGCCGCCCAGCACCGCCGACACCGGAGGCCTGCCGTCGCCGCCGACTGACACCCCGACCGGCTCCGACTCTGCCGCGACAGTGTGTGGCACTTGTTCGGAACCGGGGCTTCTGGCCGGCGTCACGGCCGGTCAGGAGCCTGGTCGTCTTCCTGCGATATCCCGTGCGCGGACCGGGCCGAGGTCCCTCTTGCAGCGGCTGGCGCAACGCGCGTGCCGCGTCGGACTGCACCTGTCCGACATCCCCCGGGAGGCTGTTCGACCCCACCCAGGTCACGATCGGCCGCGGCTATTCCCTGCAGATCTACTACTGTTCATCCCGAGGGGTTGGGGCGGGTCAGGCCGAGGTCGTAGGCGAAAATCACGGCCTGGACGCGGTCCCTGGCGCCGATCTTCGCCAAAACCCGGCCGACGTGCGTCTTGACGGTGGATTCCGACAGCACCAGGCGTTCGGCGATCTCGCCATTGGTACAGCCTTCACCCATCACCGTCAGGATCTCCCGTTCGCGATCGGTGAGGGTCTGCCACCGCGGGTCGCGGTCGGCACCGCCGTGACGCGGGCTGACCGGCAGTCGGCCGGCGTACGTGTCGAGCAGCCGCCGGGTCAGAGCGGGTGCGATCACCGCGTCGCCTTTCGCCACGGCACGGATCCCGGACAGCAGTTCTTCCGGCCGGGCGTCCTTGAGCAGAAAGCCACTGGCGCCGGCACGCAGCGCGGCGTGGGCGTATTCGTCGACGTCGAAGGTGGTGAGGACGAGGATGCGGGAGCGTCCGCCGCCGGCGACGATGCGGCGGGTGGCCTCGATGCCGTCCATTCCGGGCATGCGCACGTCCATCAGGACGACGTCGGGTCGCAGGACGGCCGCTTGGCGGACGGCCTCCGCGCCGTGGGCCGCTTCGCCGACCACCTCCGTGTCCGGTGCGGTCTCCAGCAGCATGCGGAAACCCAGACATTGCAGTGGCTGGTCGTCCACGATGAGGACAGTGGTCACGTCGGACCGCCTGACGATTCGGGGCATCGGGTGAGGTTGAGCACGGCCTCGACGGTCCAACCTCCGCCGGGACCGGGTCCCGCTACGACGTCTCCGCCGTAGAGGGCGACGCGTTCTTTGATTCCGCCCAGCCCATGCCCTTCGGCGGGCTGAGGACCGAACCGGTCGGCACCGCCCGGCCCTCCCGTGTCCTGGACCCGTACCCGTAGCCGGGCGTCGTCGAGGCTGATGGCCACATGTGCCCAGGTGTCGGGGCCTGCGTGCTTCAGGGTGTTGGTGAGTGCTTCCTGGACGATGCGGTAGACCATCAGCTGAATGGCGGGGTCCAACGTGTCCAGGGCGCCGCTGGAGTGGTACATGACTCGGGGTCCGGCGGCCCTGATGCGTGTGTACAGGGCGTCCAGGTCCGCGATGACGGGCTGCGGGTTGAGCTGGGGAGCGTCCGTCTGCTCGCGCAGGACGCCGAGCATGCGCCGCAGTTCCCCCAGGGCCCTTCGCCCGGTGTCCCCGATGAGCAGCAGGGCTTCCCTGCCTCGTTCGGGCGTGGTCTCGACAGCGTACGCGCCGCCGTCGGCGAGTGTGATGATCACCGACAGGTTGTGGCCGATGATGTCGTGCATCTCCCGGGCCACTCGGGTGCGTTCGGCGACAGCGGCCAGTTTGCTGCGCTGGTCGCGCTCCGTCTCCAGACGCGCGGCGCGCTCGCGCAAGCCGGCCAGTTGAGCCCGGCGGATGCGTACCGCCAGTCCCAGGGCGACGGCGGCCGTCGCGGCGCTGTAGAGGAAGAACAGGGCATCCGGAGCGGACACCGCGCTCGAGTAGCGGACAGCCACCAGGCTCAGCGCTGCTGCCATCGCCGCGCACGCCCAGGGCAAATGGCGCAGGCGCCCGTGCAGCGCCAAGCTGTACAGCGCCACGAGCAGCGCGGCATCGGCACGCAGCAGTGCTCCCAGCGACCATTGGAGGAGGAATACGGCCAGGGCGATGGCGAGCGTCGCCGTCGGAGCGCGACGCCTCCACAGCAGAGGAAGGACGAGACCGGCTTGTACCGCCAGGGTTCCCACCACCGGCAGGCGGGTGATCATGTCGTGGATGCCGCGTGGGCCGTCGGGGTCCACCAGGTCGGGCACGCAGAACATCAGGAAGACCCAGCTCACCACGGCCGTGTCCAGCAGCCAGGGACGGTTGCGGTCCGTCTGGCGCATCCACGCGCCGGTCCGGGCTGCCCAGGCGACCAGCTGATGCCCCGACAGCGCGTCGGCAGGCGCGAGCCGCAGGCTGCCTGGTCCGCCGTCCAGCGGGCTGTCGTAGCTGTTCGCCGATGTCATGTCTTCCGTAGTCCAGGTCGTTGGCATGTCGCAGCGCCGGAGAGGGTCGGCGCTGCGACGGTGGTGGAGCCTCGACGGTGCCCTCAGGCGTCGCTGTGCACCAGGCGCCACGCGGCACCGGCCAGCGCGAGCACGGTCCAGCC from Streptomyces sp. NBC_01198 includes these protein-coding regions:
- a CDS encoding sensor histidine kinase translates to MTSANSYDSPLDGGPGSLRLAPADALSGHQLVAWAARTGAWMRQTDRNRPWLLDTAVVSWVFLMFCVPDLVDPDGPRGIHDMITRLPVVGTLAVQAGLVLPLLWRRRAPTATLAIALAVFLLQWSLGALLRADAALLVALYSLALHGRLRHLPWACAAMAAALSLVAVRYSSAVSAPDALFFLYSAATAAVALGLAVRIRRAQLAGLRERAARLETERDQRSKLAAVAERTRVAREMHDIIGHNLSVIITLADGGAYAVETTPERGREALLLIGDTGRRALGELRRMLGVLREQTDAPQLNPQPVIADLDALYTRIRAAGPRVMYHSSGALDTLDPAIQLMVYRIVQEALTNTLKHAGPDTWAHVAISLDDARLRVRVQDTGGPGGADRFGPQPAEGHGLGGIKERVALYGGDVVAGPGPGGGWTVEAVLNLTRCPESSGGPT
- a CDS encoding COG4705 family protein; translated protein: MGQSGYGYDSGAGAGLGTDPGPVGHRQLSEAAEAQAWSKVPEVTVLFWTTKILTTGMGETTSDFLSKSPAVGGALGLIGFTGFLWLQFRAPRYSPWIYWGAIVMVSIFGTMAADIVHVVGIPYAVSTVVFVLALAGILTAWYRSEGTLSIHSIHTPRRERFYWATVLATFALGTAAGDLTATSFRLGYFSSGVLFAALIAVPALARLAGLNAVAAFWWAYVLTRPLGASFADWMGVSKDRGGLGWGTGPVSLVLAVLIAALVACLAAQHRRHRRPAVAAD
- a CDS encoding response regulator transcription factor, giving the protein MTTVLIVDDQPLQCLGFRMLLETAPDTEVVGEAAHGAEAVRQAAVLRPDVVLMDVRMPGMDGIEATRRIVAGGGRSRILVLTTFDVDEYAHAALRAGASGFLLKDARPEELLSGIRAVAKGDAVIAPALTRRLLDTYAGRLPVSPRHGGADRDPRWQTLTDREREILTVMGEGCTNGEIAERLVLSESTVKTHVGRVLAKIGARDRVQAVIFAYDLGLTRPNPSG
- a CDS encoding glutathione-independent formaldehyde dehydrogenase, with translation MKAAVYEEPRTVTVKDVPDAKIEHPCDIIVKITTTNICGSDLHMYEGRTSFEPGRTLGHENLGQVVEVGSAVSKVQVGEYVVLPFNIACGFCKQCERGLTNYCLTMQPEPALAGAAYGFADMGPYQGGQAELLRVPYGDFNALRLGEDAAERQTDYVMLADIFPTGYHATEMANVKPGDQTIVFGAGPVGLMAAYSALLKGAGRVWVADHQPDRLRMAEDIGAIPINTSEQDPAEVVKEATLGLGADNGCECVGYQAHDSAGHEDASVTLNALIDSVRFTGDIGVVGVFMHQDPGGAQTQGKLEAQGKIPIDFGLMWFKGQRMGTGQAPVKKYNRALRDLIAGGKASPSFVVSHELSLDEAPTAYKHFDARDKGWTKVVMHPDGHGDGHRR
- a CDS encoding sugar kinase, whose translation is MIPLAEGPIVCVGETMAALVPEPVGPLVAAAGLRVAVAGAESNVAMYLADHGIPVRWVSALGDDPLGRRVLAEVAAPGVDVSSVRVDPTRPTGLLVKDPGAAGTRVHYYRRGSAASALGAGLLAGPAVRDAGLLHLTGITAALSPSCRGLVEEALGGPLPVSFDVNHRPALWTDGSASDLLHALADRADLVFVGLDEARALWGERIGAPDDVRSLLPGPRLLVVKDGARAATAFDGGVAHTVPALRTEVVEPVGAGDAFAAGFLTGLRRSEPLPRALRLAHLTAGAALRVPGDHGPLPPAERIASLLAASEEEWRQLGPTARPDAPGTA